In Thermoflexus hugenholtzii JAD2, the genomic stretch AGCGCCGGGGATCCCCAGCGCCTGGATCCGCGGGTGGTGTTCCACCGGGGGGACGTCCGGGACGTCCCCCGGCTCTGGACCCTGCTGCAGGGGGTGGACTTGGTGTATCATCTGGCCGCGCGGGTCTCGGTCCCGGAGTCCATCCTGTATCCCCGCATCTATCAGGACGTGAACGTGGGCGGGACGGTGGCCCTGCTGGAGGCGATGCGGGATGCGGGAGTAAGGCGGCTGGTGCTGGCCTCCTCCGGGGCCGTGTATGGGGATCAGCCGGTGCAGCCGGTCCACGAGGATCTCCTGCCCCGTCCGCGCTCGACCTACGCGGTGACCAAGCTGGCGGCGGAGCACTTCGTCCTGACCCTGGGGCGCCTGTGGGGGTTTGAGGTCGTCGTGCTGCGGATCTTCAACGCTTACGGGCCAGGCCAGCCTCTGCCCGTCGCCCATGCCCCCGTCACCACCCGCTTCCTCCAGCAGGCCATCGAGGGGGGCACCCTGGTGATCTTCGGGGACGGCCGGCAGACGCGGGATTTCGTGTATGTGGAGGATGTGGTGGAGGCCCTGGTCGCCGCCGGTCGGCGCCCGGATCTCAACGGGGAGATCCTCAACATCGGCAGCGGACGCGAGACCTCTATCAACGAGCTGGCGGAGATGGTGATGCGGGCGGTGGGCCGACGCGTCCCGGTGGTCCACAGCCCGGCCCAGGACGGGGGAGTGGCCCGGCTGTGCGCCGACCTCCGCAAAGCCGAACAGCGGCTGGGATATCGCCCGAAAGTCTCCTTAGAAGAGGGCCTGCGGCGGATGCTCCGGGAGGACCCCCGCTTCCGAATCTCCGGATGAGGTGGGTGAGCGGGGCGGGCCGCGCGGCCCGCCCCGGGGGTTCCCTCTCGTTCCCTATTCCGCGAGGTGACAGGCCACCCAGTGGCCAGGGCGGACCTCCCGCCACTCCGGCTCCACGCGCTTGCAGATCTCCTGAGCGATAGGACACCGGGGATGGAATCGGCACCCGCTGGGAGGGTTGACCGGGCTCGGCACCTCCCCCCGCAGGATGATCCGCTGCCGGCGGGCCTCCACCGCGGGGTCCGGCACCGGGACGGCGGAGAGCAGGGCCTGGGTGTAGGGGTGCAACGGGTTCTCATACAGCTCGATGCGGTCCGCCAGCTCCACGATCTTGCCCAGATACATCACCGCCACCCGGTCGCTGATGTGCCGGACCATGGCCAGGTCGTGGGCGATGAAGAGATACGTGAGATGGAAGCGCTCCTGGAGCTCCTGCAGCAGGTTGACGATCTGAGCCTGGATGGAGACGTCGAGGGCGGAGATGGGCTCGTCACACACGATGAAGTCCGGCTGGAGGGCCAGGGCGCGGGCGATGCCGATGCGCTGGCGCTGGCCGCCGGAGAACTCGTGGGGGTAGCGGTCGGCGAAGACCGGGTTAAGCCCGACCAGACGCAACAGCTCTTCCACCCGCTCCCGGGCCTCCTTGCCCCGGGCGATCCCGTGGATCTCCAGGGGTTCGGCGATGATCTGGCCCACGGTCATGCGCGGGTTCAGAGAGGCATAGGGGTCCTGGAAGATGATCTGCATGCGACGCCGCATGCGCCGCAGCTCGCCTCCCTTCAGCTGCGTCAGATCCACCCCATCGAAGATCACCCGCCCGCGCGTCGGCCGGTGCAGCTGCAGGATGGTCCGGCCGACGGTGGACTTCCCGCAACCGGATTCCCCGACCAGCCCCAGGGTCTCCCCCCGCCGGATCTCGAACGACACGCCATCCACCGCGTGGACGTAGCCGATAGTGCGGGTGAAGATGATCCCCCGGGTGATGGGGAACCATTTCACCAGGTTCTCCACTCGGAGCAACACCTGTCCGTTCCGGTTCACCGCGGCCTCCCGGTTGTGACGTCGACCCAGCAGGCGATCCGATGATGCGGGGCGACCTCTTCCAGCTGGGGGTTCTCCTCCCAGCAGCGATCGATGGCGTAGGGGCAGCGCGGCGCGAAGGGGCAGCCCCGCGGCAGCTCCAACAGGTCCGGGGGCATCCCATCGATGGACACCAGCCGCCGGCGCTCCCGCCGGTCCAGGCGGGGGAGGGAGCCCAGCAGGCCCAGGGTGTAAGGATGGCGCGGGTTGTGATACAGCTCGAGGACCGGCGCCTCCTCCACGATGTAGCCGGCATACATCACCGCCACCCGGTGGGCCAGCCCGGCCACCACCCCCAGATCGTGGGTGATCCAGATGATGGCCATCCCCAGCTCGTCCCGCAAGCGCTTCACCAGATCGATGATCTGGGCCTGGATGGTCACATCGAGGGCGGTGGTGGGCTCGTCGGCGATGAGGATCTGGGGATGACAGGCCAGGGCCATGGCGATCATCACCCGTTGCCGCATCCCGCCGGAGAACTGGTGGGGATAGTCGTTCAGGCGTTCCTCCGCGTTGGGGATCCCCACCATCCGCAGGAGCTCGATGGCCCGCCCGCGGGCCTCCCGGGGGGACATGTTGAGGTGGGTCTCCAGCACCTCGGTGATCTGGCGCCCGATGGTGAGGACGGGGTTGAGGGAGGTCATGGGATCCTGGAAGACCATAGCGATCTTGGAGCCGCGGATGCGACGGATATCCGCCTCATCCAGCTTCAACAGGTCCACCCCCTGAAAGAGAACCTGCCCCCGGGTGATACGGCCGGGGGGCTGGGGGATCAAGCGCAGGATCGAGAGCATCGTCACGCTCTTGCCGCTGCCCGACTCCCCAACGATCCCCAGCGTCTCCCCCTCGTTCAGCTGGAAGGAGACCCCGTTCACCGCGTGCACGACGCCATCTCGCGTGAAGAAACGCACCTCCAGGTTCCGGACATCGAGAAGGGGCGGCATCGGTTCCACGCCTCATCGCAAAGGATCCAGGCTTCCCAGCATATCCGGAGCCTCTTCCCAAGCGACGCGCTTTGTTCCCCTGCCTCCGCGCCCGCCAAGGCTCCGAACCCGGGTTGCAAAGGAATGATAGGAAAGCTTGAGGGACTCGTCAAGATCCTTCATCCCCATGGATCGGGACGTTCGCCCGAGAAGAGGCTCCGAGGGAAGATCCCGACCGCCTATCCCCGATCCGGAGCTGCCCATATCATCGATCCGCGGACGTGTCCCAAAATCGTGGAACAACTGCTCGCAGTTGTCCTACGAAGCGGCCAGGCCTGACAAAATAGGACGCAGCCTGATCCAGCTCCCTTTGATTTAGATAAAGTTTGCTTTAGATAAAGCATGTTGTTATAATTTGGCGGGCGGGGTCCCCGAAAGACCCCGCTGGAATCCCCCTCCCAGGAGGTCTCCATGCCCGTCCGATGGTGGAGCGCGGCGATGCTGATCCTCGGCCTGCTCCTCGCCGCATGCGCGCCTGCCGGCCCGGCCGGTCCCCAGCGCCTCACGTTGAAGATGGACGAATATCGCTTCGATCCCGCCACCATCACGGTGAAGGCTGGCCAGGAGGTGCGCCTCACCCTGGTGAACCAGGGGAAGGAGCCTCACGAGCTGATGATCGGCCGGGAGCTGAGGACCGAAAACGGCCGGCCTGTGGGCTTCCATCAGGACTTCTTCGAAGGGATCACCGTGAAAGCCGAGCGGGGCGGGAAAGCCATCGACGTCCGGGAGCTGATGGAAGAAGAGGAAGAACACGAACACGGTTTCATGGTGGTTCTGGAGCCCGGGGATGAGCCGGTGACCCTCATCTTCACCGTCCCGGCGGACAAGGCCGGGGAGTGGCAGATGGGCTGCTTCGAGAACGACGGCGCCCACTGGGACCTGGGGATGCAGGGCAAGTGGATCGTCCAGCCCTGATCTGGGCGGACGATCACCCCGATACGCACGGATGATCCCGGATGTAGAAGCGCCAGGGCCGGGTGCGGGCCAAAACATCCCCCCGCACCCGGATGCGGGGGCCGGTGGCCACCTGTTCCTCCGGGACCGGCTCGCCGGCTTCGAGCCACAGCCGGGCGTCGGGAGCGCACAGGTCATGGCCGTTGAACCGCCGGTCGATGCCCAGCCCGGCGCACACCCGCCCCGGCCCCCGCAGCCAGTCCCGCATCGGGATCCCCCGCCGTCGACGGGCAATCCAGTCCAGCCCCTCCTCCGGCTCCAGGGCCCGGATCAGGATGGCGGCCGGGAACCCCTCCCGCTCGGTGACTACGTTCAGGCAGTAGTGCTGGCCGTAGATGAAATACACGTAGGCATAACCGGGCGGGCCATACATCACCGCGCTCCGGGGGGTCCGGCCGACGGCGGCGTGGGAGGCCTGATCATCCTCCCCGATGTAGGCCTCCACTTCCACAATGCGCCCGGAGATCCGCCGCTTCCCCACCATGCGCACCAGCCGCCGGCCCAGCAGATCCCGCGCTACCTCCAGGGTGGGCCGCGCGAAGAACGATCGGGGTAGGCGCTGCATGGTCTCCGGAGCTGGCGTGGCGCTCCCCCGCATCTCCCACCGGCGATCCTTCATCCTGCTTCCCTCCTCCGGGACGCCTCCGGCAGGAGCCCCAGCCCAGCCAACCAGGCGAGGGGATCCGCGGCCCGCAGGAGCGGCTCCTCCAGGATCACCCCGTGGAACCCCAGGGCCGCGGCCTCCGTGACCTCCTGAGGCGAACGGATCCCCCCGGCGAGCAGGACGAGCGCTGACTCCGGGAGGACAGGGCGCAGCCGGGCCGGCAGCGTCGGGTCCACCGTGAAAGTGCGCCAGTCCCGCCGCTGGACAATGAAGGCCTCCACGCCCGCTGTCTGGGCCCTTTCCACCTCCTCCTCCGTACGGACCTCAGCCAGGACCGACAGGCCGCACTCGGAAGCGGCCTCCAGAAGGGCCTGCAGGCCGGAGGGGCTCAGCATCGTCAGGCTGATCCAGATGGCATCCGCCCCGAAGGCCCGTGCCTCCAGGACCTGGAAGGGATCCAAGAAGAAGTCATGGCGGATCACGGGGAGGTCAAGCCGCCGGCGCAGCAACGCCTGTTTGACCGCTGCCAGATGCTCCAAGCGACCCTGGTAGTAGCGGGCGTCCGTCATCACCGCCAGAGCGGCGACGCCGCCGGCGGCCAGGGCGAGGGCCAGCCCCACGGGGTCATACCCGGGGCGCAGGAGCCCTTCGAAGGGCGCGGCTCGCATCAGGGCGGCCACCGGACGGGGGCTCGCAGGCCGATCCGGGAAGACGGCGCGAAGGGAGATAGGGGCAGGCCACATTCGGGCTTG encodes the following:
- a CDS encoding NAD-dependent epimerase/dehydratase family protein, encoding MRVFITGGAGFLGSALANRLVREGHTVLVLDDLSAGDPQRLDPRVVFHRGDVRDVPRLWTLLQGVDLVYHLAARVSVPESILYPRIYQDVNVGGTVALLEAMRDAGVRRLVLASSGAVYGDQPVQPVHEDLLPRPRSTYAVTKLAAEHFVLTLGRLWGFEVVVLRIFNAYGPGQPLPVAHAPVTTRFLQQAIEGGTLVIFGDGRQTRDFVYVEDVVEALVAAGRRPDLNGEILNIGSGRETSINELAEMVMRAVGRRVPVVHSPAQDGGVARLCADLRKAEQRLGYRPKVSLEEGLRRMLREDPRFRISG
- a CDS encoding ABC transporter ATP-binding protein; the encoded protein is MNRNGQVLLRVENLVKWFPITRGIIFTRTIGYVHAVDGVSFEIRRGETLGLVGESGCGKSTVGRTILQLHRPTRGRVIFDGVDLTQLKGGELRRMRRRMQIIFQDPYASLNPRMTVGQIIAEPLEIHGIARGKEARERVEELLRLVGLNPVFADRYPHEFSGGQRQRIGIARALALQPDFIVCDEPISALDVSIQAQIVNLLQELQERFHLTYLFIAHDLAMVRHISDRVAVMYLGKIVELADRIELYENPLHPYTQALLSAVPVPDPAVEARRQRIILRGEVPSPVNPPSGCRFHPRCPIAQEICKRVEPEWREVRPGHWVACHLAE
- a CDS encoding ABC transporter ATP-binding protein gives rise to the protein MPPLLDVRNLEVRFFTRDGVVHAVNGVSFQLNEGETLGIVGESGSGKSVTMLSILRLIPQPPGRITRGQVLFQGVDLLKLDEADIRRIRGSKIAMVFQDPMTSLNPVLTIGRQITEVLETHLNMSPREARGRAIELLRMVGIPNAEERLNDYPHQFSGGMRQRVMIAMALACHPQILIADEPTTALDVTIQAQIIDLVKRLRDELGMAIIWITHDLGVVAGLAHRVAVMYAGYIVEEAPVLELYHNPRHPYTLGLLGSLPRLDRRERRRLVSIDGMPPDLLELPRGCPFAPRCPYAIDRCWEENPQLEEVAPHHRIACWVDVTTGRPR
- a CDS encoding cupredoxin domain-containing protein, with the translated sequence MPVRWWSAAMLILGLLLAACAPAGPAGPQRLTLKMDEYRFDPATITVKAGQEVRLTLVNQGKEPHELMIGRELRTENGRPVGFHQDFFEGITVKAERGGKAIDVRELMEEEEEHEHGFMVVLEPGDEPVTLIFTVPADKAGEWQMGCFENDGAHWDLGMQGKWIVQP
- a CDS encoding DNA-3-methyladenine glycosylase, with product MKDRRWEMRGSATPAPETMQRLPRSFFARPTLEVARDLLGRRLVRMVGKRRISGRIVEVEAYIGEDDQASHAAVGRTPRSAVMYGPPGYAYVYFIYGQHYCLNVVTEREGFPAAILIRALEPEEGLDWIARRRRGIPMRDWLRGPGRVCAGLGIDRRFNGHDLCAPDARLWLEAGEPVPEEQVATGPRIRVRGDVLARTRPWRFYIRDHPCVSG
- a CDS encoding beta/alpha barrel domain-containing protein; the protein is MSVWERARRRGRFLELILEDKRAELARRRRVLDEGVLRLQARMWPAPISLRAVFPDRPASPRPVAALMRAAPFEGLLRPGYDPVGLALALAAGGVAALAVMTDARYYQGRLEHLAAVKQALLRRRLDLPVIRHDFFLDPFQVLEARAFGADAIWISLTMLSPSGLQALLEAASECGLSVLAEVRTEEEVERAQTAGVEAFIVQRRDWRTFTVDPTLPARLRPVLPESALVLLAGGIRSPQEVTEAAALGFHGVILEEPLLRAADPLAWLAGLGLLPEASRRREAG